The genomic window CCGGTTGGCCGTGTTCAGGCGCTCGATCAGCTCGTCACGGTCCAGGGACGGATCGCGGCGGGCCACGTCGAGCATGGCGTGGGAGATGGCCAGCGGGGTGCGCAGCTCGTGCGAGGCGTTCGCCGCGAACCGCTGCTGCTCGGCGACGTGCGCCTGGAGCTTCTCCAGCATCGCGTCGAAAGCGTCCGCCAGTTCCCGGAACTCGTCCTGGCGGCCGGGCATCCGGATACGGTGCGACAGCGACCCCTGCCCGGCCGTGCGGGCCGCCTGCGTGATCCGGGTCAGTGGGGCGAGCATGCGGCTGGCCAGCACCCAGCCGCCGAGCAGGCCGAACCCGAGCAGGAAGGCCAGGGTGGCGGCGGTGGCGGGCGCCAGGGCGTGGAGCACGAAGTAGCGGTTCAGCGGGAGGGCCGTGGCACCCGGGGGCTCGGTGGGGACGCCCGGCAGGTGACGCAGCAACGAGACCCAGATCGTGGCCAGCACGAGAATGCCTGCCAGGCAGAGGAACCCGGCATAGCTGAGAGTGAGCCGGAGTCGTGCGCTGAGCCCGCGCGGGCGGTTCACGGCCGGTCTTCCGGGGGCATGGACGTCGGGGTGGACGTCGGGGTGGACGCCGGCGCGGATCGTGCGGTCGGGTCGGCCGGCGTCTCGATGCGGTAGCCGACGCCGGGCACGGTGGCGATGAGCCAGGGTTCGCCGAGGCGTTTACGCAGGGCGGAGACGGTGATGCGCACGGCGTTGGTGAGTGGGTCGGCGTTCTCGTCCCAGGCCCGGGCCAGCAGTTCCTCCGCGCTCACCACCCCGCCCTCGGCGGCCATGAGCACCTCCAGCACCGCGAACTGCTTGCGGGTGAGCGCGACGTAGTGCCCGTCGCGGAACACCTCACGCCGGAACGGGTCCAGCCGTAGCCCCGCCACCGCGCGCACCGGCGGCCGGGGCTGCGCCCGGCGCCGGTCCAGGGCCCGCAGCCGCAGCACCAGTTCCCGCAGGTCGAACGGCTTGGTCAGGTAGTCGTCGGCGCCGAGCCCGAACCCGGAGACCTTGTCGTCGATCCGGTCGGCGGCGGTGAGCATGAGGATCGGGATGCCGCTGCCGGACGACACGATGTGCCGCGCCACCTCGTCGCCGGAGGGACCCGGCACGTCGCGGTCGAGCACCGCCAGGTCGTAGGTGTTGAGATCGAGCAGTTCGAGGGCGTGGTCACCGTCACCCGCGATGTCGGCGGCGATCGCCTCCAGCCGCAGCCCGTCGCGCACGGCCTCGGCCAGATGGGGTTCGTCTTCCACGATCAGCACACGCATGTCTGGCCCCTACGACGGCGAAGTGGGCGCATCCGGACGGCTCACCAGCTTATCCCGGCCGGTTCCACCAGGGGCGCGACAGCAGGCCCGCCAGCAGCGCCCCGGTGGCGTTGACCAGCACGTCGTCCACCGACGACACCCGGTCGAGACGCAGCACGTACTGCGCGGTCTCGATCAGGACCGAGCCCGCGGCGCCGAGGGCCAGCACCCGCGGCAGTGACGCCACCGCCGCGAACCGGACCGGTGCGAAGAACCCCAGGGCCGCCAGCACCAGCAGGTTGCCGCCGATCCCGGGCAGTCCCGTCGTGGCCAGGTCGCGCAGCGGCACCAGGCTCAGCCGGCCGGGCACCACCCCGGCCCCGGAGCCCGGCATCGTGGTGAGCCACACGAACGGCACGGTGCCGTAGACCATTCCGACCTCGGCCAGCGACCGGAGCCAGGCCCGCGAAACCCCCGCGGCCCGCCGCCGGCGGCTCAGCGCCCAGGCCGTCAGGAGGGCCACGGGCGCCCCGAGCAGCGTCACGAACAGCACCCCGTTGAACGTGTCGAGGCAGCCGTGCGGACGGCCGGCCAGGCAGGTGGGCGCGGACATCAGGAGCGGCCCGCGCAGAACGGTG from Kineosporia corallincola includes these protein-coding regions:
- a CDS encoding sensor histidine kinase, yielding MNRPRGLSARLRLTLSYAGFLCLAGILVLATIWVSLLRHLPGVPTEPPGATALPLNRYFVLHALAPATAATLAFLLGFGLLGGWVLASRMLAPLTRITQAARTAGQGSLSHRIRMPGRQDEFRELADAFDAMLEKLQAHVAEQQRFAANASHELRTPLAISHAMLDVARRDPSLDRDELIERLNTANRRAIDLTEALLLLSRGERGHFTRESVDLSLTAEEAAEALLPLAERRGVTLDVGGCPARTSGSAELLLRMVTNLVQNAIVHNLPGGGTVSVDTATGDACVVLRVSNTGRPLAPETLPTLLEPFQRGSERVRTDEHAGAGLGLAIVNSIVRAHHGTLELVSSPAGGLMVTVRLPAAPRAPEPARAPAGAG
- a CDS encoding response regulator transcription factor, coding for MRVLIVEDEPHLAEAVRDGLRLEAIAADIAGDGDHALELLDLNTYDLAVLDRDVPGPSGDEVARHIVSSGSGIPILMLTAADRIDDKVSGFGLGADDYLTKPFDLRELVLRLRALDRRRAQPRPPVRAVAGLRLDPFRREVFRDGHYVALTRKQFAVLEVLMAAEGGVVSAEELLARAWDENADPLTNAVRITVSALRKRLGEPWLIATVPGVGYRIETPADPTARSAPASTPTSTPTSMPPEDRP
- a CDS encoding VanZ family protein; amino-acid sequence: MTLGTPSQAAHPGRRAAQTALAGLGLLAVVAAATVLRGPLLMSAPTCLAGRPHGCLDTFNGVLFVTLLGAPVALLTAWALSRRRRAAGVSRAWLRSLAEVGMVYGTVPFVWLTTMPGSGAGVVPGRLSLVPLRDLATTGLPGIGGNLLVLAALGFFAPVRFAAVASLPRVLALGAAGSVLIETAQYVLRLDRVSSVDDVLVNATGALLAGLLSRPWWNRPG